ACTCACCGTCGCATCTCTTCCATCACCACCGCTACCTACTCTCCGGCACCGGCATCTCACCggaactcccctccgtcaccaaATTCCTTGACTGCATCTCTCTCTCTGTATACAACATCCACCGCCACAACctccatccaccaccaccacaacctccttcccccaccaccaccactcttCCTCTCTCTACATTACACCGCCCTCACAACCACACCGCCACCCTGGAATCATTCTGTTTCCAAGAAACTTCGCTAGAACATGCTGCTCGCTTTCTTGATCAAATTGTTACTACCTCTCTATTTGTATATTTACTTTTATTAACCAAATATTAACTTTTTGAATATATATAATGCCAGTTACAGCTGTAGCAAATGGTCTAGAAGCTATTCTATGACTCAATGGGTATAGTCTTTTATTGTTTATCCAGAGGTGCAGTTGACTTTTTAGTCAAACCTATTCGCAAGCTAGGAAATATCTGGCATCATGTGTGAGGAAATGTCACAGTGTGAGTTAATTAGTTTTTATGGTTTATGTTTCATTAACAAACATAGTGTAGTTGGTGgggtttggtggtggtggagatgaGTTGCAGAGGTGAGGGTGGGGGTGTGGTTGTGGGGGAaggaggttgtggtggtggtggatggagGTTGTGGCAGTGGATGTTgtatacagagagagagagagagagatgcagTAGAGTCAAGGAATTTGGTGCCGGAGAGTAGGCAGCGGTGGTGATGGAAGAGATGCGACGGTGGGTGTGAGGTGTGCGGAGAGAGAaggttctagagagagaaagtagagtgGAGTTAGTTGAAGGAAGGTGGGATCTTTGCAATTAGGAAATGGAATTTGAGAAATTTTAAAGAAACCTGTATGTTGATTTTGTTGAGAAGAAGATAGTGTTTGAGAAAAGGGTAAATTAGTCATTTAACACCCATTTAACAgaaaaaacaaactgaagttagacccagggactatccgggaacaaaaattgaaaacttggggactattcaagtagttttagaaagatagggactataggtgaaaaaaggcgaaaccacagggactatccgggcatttttctctaattATAAATTGTAAGTTTATATACGGGAGCATGGACGGAATAGTTTTTgttatttatatatgtgtgtaaCATATATTGCGTTTTTAACGTATATCTTAAGGGGGTAGAAAATCTGGAGTTGAATCACAAGGCGGGTTATTGCCAATAGTGTTGACTAATTcacctaatttttttttttaatgttggCTAGAGATCGCTATTACTATTAGTGATTATTTTTAGGATTCCAGTTGGTTGGTTGTTTGAATTAGTTGTTGTATAGAAAGCTAGAGATTGCCAATAGCAATTACGATCTCGAGGCAGCATAATTTGTTTAGGAGAGATCGTCAATGCTAATGGCGATGAGCCCTCTCACCACTAGAAAACTGCGTTTTCAGTCGCAAATCTGTTGCAAAACGCTTTTTGCGACCGATTTTTTTGCGATTGATTTGCGGCTGAAAACACAGTCGCAATAACCAGTGCAAATTTGTGACTGATTTGCAACCGAATATTTGTTGGTCGCTATTTTTGAGACATTTAATTTTGGTTGCAATTCGGTCGCTAATTTGTGACCGTTTTTTTCTTCCAAATTTTGTTCATAACTGCacaattttctagtagtgtctTTTGATGCAAGTCCGGTTTCACACACATTGTGATGTTCCTTTGGGAAACTCTTTCAAAAAAGAAATCCTGgagatttttaaacatttttatagcCTATGAGAACACATAAAAAAGGAAAAATTATGTGTAAATCACATTCTAGAGGTGTTCATTATTCAGTTTCAAACCGAACCGAATTCGAATTCACTTTTCTGAATTAGGTTTGGTTACTAGTTTAGTCTGAAAAAGATTTTAAACCGAACTGAACCAATAAGCATTCCTATGAGACATCACTTGTAATTTATAAGTCAATGCAAATGTAAGTTTGTCTTGGGCAGGTGGTGGGGCGGTACGTGGATGCTACACCGGTACTCCAGCAAGGCGGCGACGGGGTGGGAGTTCTTCACCAACAGAGCGCTATAACAATCGGAGAAGCACTCGAAGCTACAGCAAGAACTGCGGGGGACAAAACGGTGGAGCAGAGTGATGCTGCCGCAATTCAAGCGGCAGAGGTCAGGGCTACTGGTAGTAATGTATTGATCCCCGGCGGATTAGCAGCTCAAGCTCAATCAGCTGCCACTTTGAACACATCTACACGCCAAGAAGATAAAGTCAAACTTTGTGAAATCCTTACGGTCAGTTTTCTTTAACAATGAATTATTCCTCATTTTTATTCATATTTGTATATGGCCAAAAGGTTGTTTTAAAGTATGGGCTATGATGCAAGCTCTAACTTTCAAACAGTCGTTTGGGACGTATCCTGAAACGGCTGTGGGACTTGGGATTAGATTGTTTATTGTGTATTTATATGTATTCATGAGGGCGTTGACAGGATGCGACGGTGAAACTTCCGGCGGATAAGGCGGCTACGAGGGAAGACGCGGAGGGTGTGTTGAGCGCGGAGAGGCGGAACACCGCTGATATGACGGCTCACCCTGCTGGAATATCGGCATCCATCTCAGCTGCTGCTAATCTAAACGAGATAGAGCATGTTAGCTAGTTTTAGTTTGTTTCAAAGTGTATCGAGTGTCGTTTGATTTGGGTTTTCGTTATTTAAAGTGAAATAATGTTTGTACTAGGTTATAACCcagtgtattacacgggttaagtaaataaaaaatcaaataattAATAATGAAGATTTAACAATTAGAAAACTACGCGTTTCTGATATCCAAACAAAATTTTGTGTCATGTATGATCAAAACGtgtgatgtttgtcaagtttaCAAATATGAAAGCATTTGAACCATCGATTAGAAGACCACCTTTATCATCGACTTTCTTACGAGTTTTAACAGTCATGTGAACATACATTTAATAAcccatgttttatttaaataatagtGGTCTTAATTTATTAGTTCTAAAAAATGTTGAAATGTCCAGATTAGGCATATAGCAATTAGTCAAATAGATAAACTTATagctacaaaataatatttaaattttataaattatcggtaattattaaattatataacttcaaaatttaatattttatgaaattttatccgtaatttcttaaatgtttgaaaaatatattaaatttaataatttaaattaaattagaTGGTCTAGAATTATGACAGGTGTCcatttattggtttcttttattatatagtatagatagatattaaaaagttataataataataataataataataataataataataataataataataataataataataattattattagttCAATATATAGTAATTTTAAACATATCTATTATTTTAGTTCAAATATTCAACAATaagtatgtttggcaaaagtagctggtggctggtagctgaaagctggaagctggtagctggtggctggaagctggtagctagtagttgtagctttttagatatatttggtgtttcgtagagtagctggagcttttaataaaatgtataaaattaccaaaatagacataactaaaaatttagaaagttggtgcattaaaaagtttcttattattatttattattattattatttcaaaaattcaataTATATTAATCTTAAACATATCTATTATTTTAGTTCAAATATTCAACAATTTATAAGACGTATTTTAGTTCAAATATTCAACAATATATAAGACGTATTTAAAcattttttataattattattattattatttcaaaaattcaataTATATTAATCTTAAACATATCTATTATTTTAGTTCAAATATTCAACAATATATAAGATGTATTTTAGTTCAAATATTCAAcaattaatttaaattaaattataattatctataatcaatgatggtctagaataatgacaagtgtccatttattggtttcttttattatatagtatagaatagattctttttttctttttaatttgatTACCTAAACTAAATATTTGGAGTGAAGGGGTTGGTTTCAGtacaaattatatttattttacaaaCCGTAAGAATAGATCCTAgcacttaaaaaaagttaaattagcacataacaaaacaatacatacataaaagtagcactttCGAATTATATTAGCATATAAAAATTAAGGGTAATCGAATTATATTAGCATATAAAaattaagggtaaattacacttttcgtcttttatgtttatatcagattgcaatggatagcctttaagttcaataattacaatcacaatcctttattcggaaaactcattacatctttcgtcctttaacactaaccaagttaaaatttCCAGTTAAATCTAATCAATTAAGGGTAGTTTTGTAATTTTACCATGTTTCTTCCTCCCTTCTTCATCAATGTTCTTCTTTAAACATATAATGTAAATACAATGAATGAAAAACAAACTTCAAATCCCAAAGCAAATATAATCCCTTTTAATTGTAAAAGATATAAAAAAATCTTACACGGACAGTTAGTTGTATGATGAATTCACTATGTATGATTAGGGAACGAACTTGTAAtcttaaaaaagaaaataatctCTATACTCGCAGTCACAGCAGCAATAATGATGATGAAATACAAAACAGAATTGCAGGAAGAGTACTAGCATACCAGTAAGAAGGTGTGTGATGAAATTGAGAAACATCGGAGGAAGCAGAAGCCATCATCTTACTACTTACTTAGTTGATTGATGTTACCACAATCTTAAACCTAGGGTTTCAAGAATAACATCATCTATTCTAAAAAATAGGGTTAAAGATCTTGTGTTCTTGATGTTCATTCCTCTGTGTGTGTGTGGTGgtgtgggtggggggggggggggttgttaaAGAAGAACATTGATGAAGGGAGGAAGAAACATGGTAAAATTACAAAAGTACCCTTAATTGATTAGATTTAACTGAAaagtttaacttggttagtgttaaaggacgaaagatgtaatgagttttccgaataaaggattgtgactgtaattattgaacttaaaggctatccattgcaatctgatacaaacataaaggacgaaaagtgtaatttacccaaaaattaatcaagataactGATTTTTGATATCAGCACTTTTCTTAATCAGCACACTGAAAACAAAAAGAAGAttcaaataaagaattaattacGTGTTAGCATATTTATAGgaaattcaatataattgatattatttaaaatatcatttttattatttttctataATGAGTTAGATGCCATGTAACACTTTTTAAATAGTTCTTACTGTTTGTATGCAAAATATAGTTTGTATTTGATCTTACTCCTTGGAGTAAATACTCATGTAATGGTACACAATAAGACACTCAAAAGTGTTTTGGTTTATAGGTGGGGAACTTCACAAAATAGTGTTTCTTGAACTAGCAGACTCAAATTAAGTATGCTCTTTTAAGTTTTAACTAAAAGactttttaaaaacaaaataagtttAAAACCTCCTATAAAAGAATATTGAACAATAATGTGTTCTGGTAACTTTTATACATTTTTGGACTTGATATACATTATTGAAAACTAGTGAAATACCCGTGCGTTGCGGCGGAAATTCGATCGGTATCGATTTGATTTTCTACGGTATCGATGTGATAGCGACACCTAGTATTGCAACCGAAAATAAAAACCCAATAAATAaatgttttacatcaatcgaaaaccataaaaataaatatcTGTAATTTTTCCGATAGTCCTAATGTTGTTCGGCCGGAATCTATTCGCGGTTTGTTACGGCAGCGGTACATTATGGACACTCGTTATAAACCAAATATGATCAAaagtaattataattataaaataatacGTTTGTGTTTCAATCAGTTATACATTGCTATTCATGATTCGATTTTAAGCAAAATTTATATCTAcacatgaaaaaaaatatatgagaaaaacaaaaatacttaaacttaattatattactaaaataataaaaaggtattactaaaagggttattggattttatcacccccaactactggctattggccgctgccacccccaactatcactttgacgcccgtcacccccaacttaacacttagtgtgttctatCACCACATCGCTAACTggtcactaacttttgatcatgttactatacttttggggtgtcatagggatcttaggaaggttttagggatcttaggtCACACCAAATGTatagtaacatgatcaaaagttagtaatcagttaacgacatggtgacagaacacactaagtgttaagttgggggtggtgGGCGTCAAAAtgatagttgggggtgacagctgccaatagccaat
The sequence above is drawn from the Helianthus annuus cultivar XRQ/B chromosome 12, HanXRQr2.0-SUNRISE, whole genome shotgun sequence genome and encodes:
- the LOC110869092 gene encoding late embryogenesis abundant protein D-34, which translates into the protein MSQDQQQKHPITYGDVFPVSGDLATKPVAPQDAAMMQAAETTVFGQTQKGGTAAAMQAAATVNERAGLVSHQDLSVTGDQGVTVTATELPGARVVTETVAGQVVGRYVDATPVLQQGGDGVGVLHQQSAITIGEALEATARTAGDKTVEQSDAAAIQAAEVRATGSNVLIPGGLAAQAQSAATLNTSTRQEDKVKLCEILTDATVKLPADKAATREDAEGVLSAERRNTADMTAHPAGISASISAAANLNEIEHVS